Genomic window (Daucus carota subsp. sativus chromosome 5, DH1 v3.0, whole genome shotgun sequence):
TTTGTTTTATTCATGCCTTTTTAGATGTCCAAGTCAGCACCATCTGATCAATCTCGAATTAACTTGCTCGACTCAAAAGATGTAAGTGGGGCTCTTTTACCATTTTGAATATGTAGAATGTTGTTAGAGGCTGATTATGAATATCTTGTATCTTATGTGTTCATACTCGGGTCCTCTTATTTCCTCCAAAAAGGTCCCTTTCAGTACTTTGACTATTAGATTGTTCATATCATTACTTATAAAGGTATATAGCACTGATGTGTCCTCATTCATTCTGACACTGCTCAATATATCTTCAATTTTACAATTTCAACCAACTTGTTGTGCTGTAGGTGATTgctaataaaataaaacgtTGCAAGACTGACTCTTTTCCTGGGTAagtatttaactttttttttgttctactgAAAACTGATTACAGGTTCACATTAAAATAATTTGccaatttcaattatttattttcagtcTTTTCTATTGAGAAGATTTATGCTCTTGAGTGTAAAATGAACTATGCGCTTTACAGATTGGAGTTTGACAATCCAGATAGACCTGAATGTAACAACCTCCTTTCAGTGTATCAGCTTGTTACAGGGAAAACTAAGGAGGTAACATGATCTACCTTCATTTGATGTCGACAATTGCAATGCTTTGAATCTATTGCTGCACTTAAATCTGTCTTTgccttgataaaaaaattttagaTGATGTCTTCTGTAATTGAAATTTTAGTATTTGGATCCCTTCCACTCCAGAAGGATTTTATAGATAAGTTTTAAATGGTTGAACCTCTTCTATGCTAATCAATTTATTTTAGTATCAATGATTTGTTTCCTATGTTTTAATGCATTGCCTAACATTCACATCCTCTAGGCAgatatttatgatttaaatgaCTGTCATGGCAGGAAGTTGCCCAAGAATGTCAAAATATGAACTGGGGGACATTCAAAGTCGTTCTTACTGATGCTCTTGTTGCTCATCTAAATCCAATCCAGGTTTCTACTTATTTATCTGATTCCCTTGTGagctatgtatatataatatatattctagttAACTTAAATTTGACTAGGCAATGTTTATGAGTTCCATCGTCTCCATTGTCAATTGGGTTTTAACTTTTCAGGTACGCTATGAGGAAATCATCTCTGATACAGGTTATCTGGATGGAGTTTTGGCGGAGGGTGCTGAGAAAGCTGCAAACATAGCAGATACGACTCTCAAGAATGTGTACCAGGCAATGGGATTCTTGCAGAGATGAGAGTTTGTGGCACCAGCACATTTGGGTTTAGGAGGCCCGTGAGAAAATACTTAAATTAGAAAACTACCGAACATTCTCATCAGCAACAATTATACAAAGGAGAACATTCTTGACTGAGCAAAGAGTACTTAATTAAGAGGCTGGCATTTTTTCGTGCAATAAAATACTTTCATCCTTCTAGATATAGGTGCTTATATTTCGTCCATGGGGTTTCCATTTGGCTGAGAATTGTAGCATGTAGCTGGATTTTATCGGTGAATATATATTTGGGGTTAAGAGCTTTGTTAAGGACCTTATACGATGGGATCATAAAATAGTAATCAGACAGACAGGTCATTTATATGGAAGGCAACGAGACAATACGGGCTAATTCTCACCATTATTATCTACACCATCTTGTCATTTGTGTGTATGGCTTTTGAGTTGTCTACTTGTCTTTCCCTTCTTTGGACTCATAATAATGTTTTGCTTTGTGAATTCActagaaagaaagaaattattCAAATCATAAATCTAAGTCAAATTTTGCTATGCTTTGTGAATTCATTGGAAAGAAAGAAATTACtcaaatcataaatataagTCAAATTTTGCTATCCCACGAGTTTCACAAGTTTGAGATTTGGTTTACTAGATTCATTAATTTTGAACCAATCGCTTTTACCTtgaacaatgtatattttttcaAGTGTTAGTTCAAATAAAAGACTAATCCTAAACCTGTCTAGTAAGAAATCTTTTTTTTACCCCAATAATAAATtgacatatttttaataatcagatatttatattttataaattggtATATAGTCGAAAGTGAGATAAGTGTAAAtggatatataattaaaatcgtACGAGATAAATGTCTCAACAAATCACAAAAAATAAACAactcaaaaatcaaataaatattcaatcaaaccacatttagaaaaataaatgaatatctAATCGAACTCGAAAGATATAGACTAGtcgggaaaaaaaaaatgtatttaattaaaaccgcacctaacaaaaaaaattagtaaccTAATTGAAACCGAAACAAGAGGAAATAAGCATCTCCAAAAATTTCCCCTCTACCGAAACCTATAAAtacttaaaaatcaaaaacattgCCGCCATTTCTCTCAATTGTTCCCAATGCCACAGCACCACACTCTACTCAAAACCCTCGCTAAAACCCCCTTTCGTTCCTTCTCTACCTCATCTCTCACCCCCAAAAAATGCTCCCCCAATTCATTACTCAACGCCAAACAGACCCACCAACAACACATTGTCAGAGGCCTCATAAGCACAGACCCCATCACCATCATCTCCATGTACACAGCCTCCGAATCACATTGTGACGCGGTTAGAGTTCTCGAAAGAATCGAGCCGTCTTCGTCTGCTGTGTATTGGTGGAATGAGGTGATTAAAATGCGGCTGCCCTTTTCGCCGAAAGAGTCGGTGGAGATGTTTGTGAGGATGGTGAGGTGTGGGTGGAGGCCTGATGGGTACACGTTTCCGTTTGTGCTTAAGGCTTGTGGGGAGATTAGGGGGAGTGCTGAGTTGGTGGGGTTTTGTGTTCATGGGGTTGTGGTTAAGTATGGGCTTGTGGAGTGTAATGTGTTTGTTTGTAATGCACTTGTGAAGATGTATTTTATGAGTGGGGTTTTGAGGGATGCGCGTagggtgtttgatgaaatgtgtGAGAGAGGGGTGGAGGATGTGGTATCGTGGAATTCGATTGTGGCTGTGTATGTTCAGAGTGGGGATGTGAGGAGTGCATTGGGGTTGTTTGGTAGGATGGGGAAAAGGGGGGAGTTTGGGGTAAGGGCTGATGCGGTTAGTCTTGTTAATATTCTTCCGGCTTGTGGGGTTGGGAAATCGTGGAGGAGAGGGAAGCAGGTTCATGGGTATGCAGTTCGGAGTGGGCTTTTTGAGGATGTGTTTGTGGGGAATGCTGTTGTGGATATGTATGCCAAGTGTGAGTTGATGGATGAGGCGAGTAAGGTATTTGAAAGGATGAAGATTAAGGATGTTGTTTCTTGGAATATTATGGTTACCGGGTATTCTCAGATCGGGAGGTTTGAAGATGCTTTGAGCTTGTTTGAGCGGATGAAAATGGCGAAGATTGAATTGAACGTGGTTACATGGAGTGCTGTAATTGGTGCTTATGCACAGAGGGCGCTTGGTTACGAAGCTCTTGATGTGTTCAGGCAAATGCAGCTTGCTGGATCAAAACCAAATGTTATTACCCTTTTCTCTCTTTTGTCAGGTTGTGCATCAGTGGGAGCTTTACTTCAAGGGAAAGAAATTCATTGCTACGCTGTGAAAGAAGTTTTAAATGTATCTGTGAATGATCCCCGGGATAATATGATGGTGATAAGTGGTATTATCGATATGTATGCCAAGTGCAAAAGTGCTGATACTGCTCGTGCAATATTTGATTCCATAGCCCTAGAGGAAAGAGATGTTGTCACATGGACTGTCATAATTGGTGGATATGCACAGCATGGGGAAGCGAACGATGCTTTACAACTTTTTGGTGAAATgctaacaaattataaatatgtaatgCCAAATGAATTTACTATATCTTGTGCCCTGATGGCTTGTGCTCGTTTGGCTGCTCTGAGATTTGGTAGACAAATCCATGCTTATGGAATTCGTAATCATTTTGGATCATCAACTTTCGTTGCCAACTGTCTTATTGACATGTATGTTAAATCTGGGGATGTTGATACCGCTAGAATTATCTTTGATAATATGGACAACAAAAACTCTGTCTCTTGGACATCTCTAATGACAGGATACGGCATGCATGGTCGTGGTGAGGAAGCTATTAAGGTTTTTGAAGGCATGAGGAGGGCAGGCATGCCAATTGATGGTGTAACTTTTGTCGTCGTGCTTTATGCTTGTAGCCACTCAGGGATGGTTGACCAGGGAATGGAATATTTCAATGGGATGAATACGGAATATGGTGTTGTACCCGAGGTTGAACATTATGCTTGTATGGTTGACCTGTTGGGTCGCGCTGGTCGCTTGAATGAAGCACTGAAATTCATCAAAGAAATGCCCATGGATCCCAGCCCAATTGTGTGGGTGGCTTTGCTTAGCGCATGCAGGCTTCATACAAATGTGGAACTTGGGGAATTTGCTGCTGGTGAATTGTTAAATTTGGAGGCAGAAAATGATGGATCTTATACTCTTCTGTCAAACATATATGCAAATGCCAGGCGTTGGAAAGATGTCGCTAGGATAAGATCTTTGATGAAATATTCAGGGATCAGGAAAAGACCTGGCTGCAGTTGGGTCCAGGGAAAGAAGGGTACAACTACCTTTTATGTGGGTGACAAAACTCATCCAAGGTCTGGTGAGATATATGATCTGCTGGCAGATCTAATCCATCGAATTACAGCTCTTGGTTACGTTCCAGATACTAGATTTGCACTTCACGATGTAGATGATGAGGAGAAAGGTGATCTTCTTTTTGAACACAGCGAGAAGTTGGCTCTTGCGTACGGGATCCTTACATCAGCTCCAGGGATGCCCATTAGGATCACAAAGAATTTGCGGGTGTGTGGCGATTGCCATACTGCCATCACTTACATTTCTAAGATAATTGATCACGAAGTTATTATTCGGGATTCAAGTCGCTTCCATCATTTTAAGAATGGGTGTTGCTCCTGCAAAGGTTATTGGTAAAGAAGGATTCAAGCATAGAAACAGTGGATGATTACAATTATACACACTCCGAAGAGCTAAAGTTTTTAGTTCAAGTAGTATTGAAGAACTAGAGGCCTTTACAGTCTCTTCTTCTGCAATACTCAGATGGTCATGAACCTATATGGATGAGACTAAGCTTCGCAGGGAGGATCTAAGATCGTTCAATAGGGCAAAGCCCTGAGGCCTGAATCCCAAGGAAGCTGGAAATTTTCGAGTTTTGACAAAAGTACATCTAAGTAGGGGTGTTGGTTGCTATTACTGAGAAGGCTAGGAGTTACTGAATTTTTTGAAGTAATATATGGTTGGGCATTTTTACCTTATATGAGAAGTGTGaactaatttctcttcaagAATTTGGATTGTCATTGGGAAAATAGGAAATTTGCAGGTATACCAACCAGCCCTCTTCCAAAGTGTCTACCAAGCTTGAGGTGCACATAAGATAATTAGACTTCTGTTTCTGAATCCATATAGTCGATTTCTGGAATGCAATAATGTTTGTCTTTCCATGACAGAATAAATTTCTGGTCAACAAGATAAAGTGAAGCTTTGAGGTGCACAATGTATGGCAGAAGTGCATGATTAATTTTTAGGAGATGGATCATCAGGACTAGTGCTTGCCTCTGCAGAAAAGGCTACTGGAAGCTTGTTACTGATTTTATTTGGAGGTAAGTTATGTAATTATGTCATGAAACACGTCTCTGAAAAGTCGGTGTTCTGCAAAAACAAGGCCCGTAAAATTAGCATCTTCTTAGATAGGTAAAGTCAGCTTGcaattttagaatataataaaGGAAAGGTAAGATCAGAAAGTTGTCCTCTTGATTAGCTAATAGAAAGAAAGGTCAAGACATTTGAAAGTTAAGACTACAGTTGAAAATAGAGTGTGGTTCTTGAATTTTTTGATTGAGATTTTAGATTATATAAGAAAATGCACAAcattatttgcaagaagaaTTCTATGGTCCCTAACTCTAGATGAATCAGCTtcaacttaaaaaaataatcccCTAACTGGGAGacaattggaaaaaaaaaaaagataaaaaatatcTACATTGGCGAACAAATGACTAAATGAACATCTGGTAGCTTCGTTAAAGAAGGCCATTTACAGGTGAGGTGCTAAAAATTGGTTTATCTTTGTTAGCTGCATTTCCTGAAGTATTGCTACTACTTTTTCTCCGAGGTTTCGCCTCTCCGAGCATGGTTATAACATCTCTCATGGAAGGCCTGTCTTTAGGAAACTTGGCTGTACAAAGGATAGCAATTCTGAGCACTAAAAGCATCTCCTCTTGTACATGTTGGCAGTTACCTACATTGGGGTCTAGTGTTTCTTCTAATGCTTTATTGTCTAGCCTCTTCCTCCGTATCCATTCAACTATATCAACAGATTCACCAAATCCTGGATCCAATGGTCGTTTTCCAGTTAGAAGTTCCATCAGAACCACCCCGTAGCTGTAGATATCGCTTTTCTCATCCACTTTCAATGTGTACCCATATTCTGCAGGTAATCACGTCAGACGAAAACATTATTGTTTGTTTTGTAATTAATCTTGAACTAGATACGCCTATAATATCTGTCGCCTATCTGACATCATTGTATTAATTCATTTCATCTATTTGTGATATAAGTAAATATATGATCCTTTACATTTTTTTGTAATCATCAGGATACACGGGCGGGGACACACCAAGATATTGTGACTGTCTGACTGTTTTTAACTTGATTCTCAGGGgagatagaaaatataaattatcgaGGTTAATATAGTTGGTAATAGAAAGCTCACCTGGGGCTATATATCCGTAAGATCCTGCAACCATTGACACCGTTTCATTCTTCTTAGGCATCATCTTTGCTAATCCGAAATCAGCAATTCTGGCCTCCAAATTTGCATCCAGTAATATGTTATTTGACTTGACATCTCGGTGAATCACCAAGGGGTGACAGTCATGGTGCAGGTAAGCGAGTCCTTGAGCAACTCCAACAGCTATATTATAGCGCAAAACCCAGTCTACGAGCAACGTCCCTGCTTCTTTTCCATGCAAAGCTTCTCCGAGGCTTCCATTCTGCATGTACTCATATATAATCATGGCATTGCCGTTGTTATGAAGAAACCCTAGTAACCTAACAATGTTTCGATGCCTCAACCTTCCTAGCAAATTCACCTCTCCCACTAGATCATCACTACCTCCCATTTCAATATCTGTTGTAGTTCTCCAAAGCTTCTTTACTGCAACAACAGTGTTAAGCCTTTGCATTTCGGCCTTGTATACTATTCCTGTTGCCCCCATTCCAACCACATTTGATTCGGTTATGGATGCCAAAATGTCATTGCTTTTGAAATCAAGCCTCTGGAATGCCATTAGTCTCCAAGGCCATTCTCCTTTGCCCAATTCATATTTCTCTTCAAAGCAACTTCCGTTTGTGTACCATTTGTTGTAAAGAGTTTTTGCGCCAAAAGCTGCTATTACAAGAGCTAGTAGAGTTGAGATTCCGATGACCCATCCACCAATGATGTGTTTTGCGTGAAATCTTCCCTGCCCGGATGTATATGCCATGTCATGTGAGCATGGAGGTAGTATGCTACCGCAGAGACCAGCATTGCCCACAAGATCATTTGGATTGGCTGTTCTGAGCATTCCATTTTCCGGAACAGGACCCTCTAGCTTATTGTAGGATACATTCAGCACTTCTAGAGCCGGAGAATTCCCAAAAGTTCCAGGTATCCCGCCAGTCAGTGAATTGTTTGATAGATCAAGAATTGCCAATGTGGGCATCATTGCGATTGCTTTCGGAATTGGTCCTGATAATTGATTGTTTCCAAGATCAAGAGTGACTAGTTTCTCAGATGAAGCAATACTAGCTGGAATGCTTCCAGTAAAATGATTTGAGGACAGGTCGAGTATTGAAAGTGAAGGAGAGTCCTGAAACTGGTCCGGGATTTCGCCTACCAATTCATTGTTAGATACCAATAGATTTTGAAGATTGGGTATTGAGAGAATGGAGAAAGGAAGAGAGTTTTGAAGATGGTTATGTGATAAGTCGATGAAAGAAATTGATGTTGAAGAGACAATATCATTTGGGATTTGTCCAGTGAGACTATTATTAGCTAATTCTAGTCTTTGAAATTTTGGGAGTTTCCCAAATCCCACTGGTATTGTTCCAGAGAGGTTATTATTTTGAATCCGCACACGAATCAAGGACATACAACCTGATAAACCTGCTGGAATTGGACCAGATAAACCGTTGTTGAAAAGAATAAGCTTAGTAAGATTGCCATTATGGCACAAACTTTCTGGAATTGGACCTGAAAATGAATTAGACGATATGTCTAACCATTGTAATGGTGAATTCCTGCCAAGATCACTTGGCAAAGTACCTGAAATGGAGTTGTTCCATAACTCTAGGACCTCTAAAGCAGGCATTCCTCCTAGTCCAGAAGGGACTGAGCCAGACAAGTGGTTGCACATCAGGTTCAAGAGCTGCAACTTCTTCAAATCAGCTATCTCTGCTGGAATTTCTCCTGATAACATGTTATCAGAGAGATCTAAGAACATTAGCGATGAAATGTTGCCTATTTCTGGTGGAATTTTACCCTCAAGATTATTGTTGTACAGGTAAACTGTATCAAGTAGCTCCAGCCTCCCCAATTCAGGTGGAATTGCACCTTGAAGATTACCAACGGCCAAGTCAAGGTACTTGAGATTAGTTAGATTTCCAAACTCTGCTGGGATTTCGCCTCTAAGATCATTGTATCCGATGACAATACTCTCCAATGAAGAAAGTTGGCCTAGCTCTGGAGGTATATTGCCAGAGATATTATTACCTGAAAGACCAAGAAACTTCAGTTTACCCAAGTTCTTGAAAGACTTTGGGATGGAACCTTCGAAAAAGTTTCCTCTGagatcaaggctttcaagggaGGTTGCATTTCCAAGATCCTCAGGAAGATAGCCTGAGAAATTATTACTAGAAGCATTCAGCGCAGTCAAGCCAACAACATTCCCTAGCCCGAGTGGAAAGCTTTCTACAAAACTGTTCTGGCTGAGATCAATGATCTTGAGTGCATTAAAACTGGATAAAGATTTTGGCAATGGTGATGAGAACCCGTTGCAGCTCAAGTCAAGAAAAGCGAGACTTTGCAGTTTCTGAATGTCACTCGATACAATGCCACTAAGATTCTTGTTGGAAAGATCAAGCTTTTCAACCACACCAATAGAGTTGCAGCTCACTCCAGTCCACTTACAGTGAACTGAACTGTTCTGTATACCTTTGTCTGGTGATATCCAATCTTTCAGCTGATCTAACGGATCAATCAGCTTCTCTTTTATCGATAGTAAAATTGACACTTCACTATCAACCTCAACCTTCCCAACCACCTCAGCATGACTAAAACTGTTGCAGAAAATGTAACAGTTGAATAACAAGAAGAGACAGGTAAATTGCCACTTCATATTGccaataaattcaaattatcaGCTTATTTCCTTGTATCATTAACTGATCACTGACCATCTCTCAGAAGAAATCCCAGGTGAGTTTTTTTTGAGGATACAGAAAGTACTGAGTTGAAAAAGAAGTAATGAAGTGAAGATTGGGGAGTGAGTTGTTAATATACTTGTGTGAGTGTTGGTTCTGTTTGATTTAAGCAGAAATAATTATGGATTAGTTAATTGTGTAAAAGCTGATGAGATCCTGGGTTTTGCAGGAGCTGTTAATGTGCAAGTAATGCTGTAAGGTTTGGACTATTCAAATGACTTCCGACATGAAACATGGAGAGAATGTGTTGTTCCATACTGGTACATTGTTTCTTCTCCttcaattagtcaatttgataattttgattGGATTACAATAATTAAATTgttgtttttatatatcttggcCATTTAGCTAGCAAACTGTGATTGTGCTTTTTGACAGAGTAGATTGAATTAGTACATGTATTCTTAAAAGGTGGTGCACTGTGCACTTTTAGTGGTACCCAAAAGCTGCATAAGCTAAACTCAGTTGTTAAAACATTCCTAGAATACTAATCCTTGTAGTAGCCCAATTTAGTGTAGCTTCCAAGAATGACAAAGATGTTTGGTTTATGAGTTAAGACTACTCAATGTTCATCTTTAGGTCCACAATCAAACAAATATTATGCTAGTCATAATATATAAGTAAACTAGCattcagattttaaatgataaacTTTTGCCTTGTCATTAACTTGGTAATTTGTAATATTAAGGTAGAATGCATATAGAAACAGAAAAAGTTTAGTTATATGTAAAATTGCATAATGCAACTATGAAGGGATTCAAGGATAATGTTATTGTTATTCAGTTATTGTTTCATGGAATTATTGTCATGCAGCAAGAGGATCTCTGTGTAAAAACAGAAAAGAAGATGCAAACTCTTTCACATGTTTCCATGTGGAAAAAGATAAAACTATAAATTGTATGCGGTTCTGTGCTGTGTTGTGATGGATTGGAGACCATGTGAAGCCGCAGCTTCGTAGGGAAGCTCCCCTCTgcctgagagagagagagagagagagagagagagagagagtatctGAAATGGATAATTGAAGGGAGAGCAGAGGGGCATGAATGATGAATGATTACGTGGTGCACATGGGGATTCTGTGGGGAATCATACTGAGTGCTGATTGCACATGCACCACTTGTgggacattttttttttcagtctACCCCAAAACACATACCCCACAAAAGTTTGGAGTtcacatatatcataatttgtTAGATTAATGTTCAAAATTTGA
Coding sequences:
- the LOC108223652 gene encoding MDIS1-interacting receptor like kinase 1; translated protein: MKWQFTCLFLLFNCYIFCNSFSHAEVVGKVEVDSEVSILLSIKEKLIDPLDQLKDWISPDKGIQNSSVHCKWTGVSCNSIGVVEKLDLSNKNLSGIVSSDIQKLQSLAFLDLSCNGFSSPLPKSLSSFNALKIIDLSQNSFVESFPLGLGNVVGLTALNASSNNFSGYLPEDLGNATSLESLDLRGNFFEGSIPKSFKNLGKLKFLGLSGNNISGNIPPELGQLSSLESIVIGYNDLRGEIPAEFGNLTNLKYLDLAVGNLQGAIPPELGRLELLDTVYLYNNNLEGKIPPEIGNISSLMFLDLSDNMLSGEIPAEIADLKKLQLLNLMCNHLSGSVPSGLGGMPALEVLELWNNSISGTLPSDLGRNSPLQWLDISSNSFSGPIPESLCHNGNLTKLILFNNGLSGPIPAGLSGCMSLIRVRIQNNNLSGTIPVGFGKLPKFQRLELANNSLTGQIPNDIVSSTSISFIDLSHNHLQNSLPFSILSIPNLQNLLVSNNELVGEIPDQFQDSPSLSILDLSSNHFTGSIPASIASSEKLVTLDLGNNQLSGPIPKAIAMMPTLAILDLSNNSLTGGIPGTFGNSPALEVLNVSYNKLEGPVPENGMLRTANPNDLVGNAGLCGSILPPCSHDMAYTSGQGRFHAKHIIGGWVIGISTLLALVIAAFGAKTLYNKWYTNGSCFEEKYELGKGEWPWRLMAFQRLDFKSNDILASITESNVVGMGATGIVYKAEMQRLNTVVAVKKLWRTTTDIEMGGSDDLVGEVNLLGRLRHRNIVRLLGFLHNNGNAMIIYEYMQNGSLGEALHGKEAGTLLVDWVLRYNIAVGVAQGLAYLHHDCHPLVIHRDVKSNNILLDANLEARIADFGLAKMMPKKNETVSMVAGSYGYIAPEYGYTLKVDEKSDIYSYGVVLMELLTGKRPLDPGFGESVDIVEWIRRKRLDNKALEETLDPNVGNCQHVQEEMLLVLRIAILCTAKFPKDRPSMRDVITMLGEAKPRRKSSSNTSGNAANKDKPIFSTSPVNGLL
- the LOC108223654 gene encoding pentatricopeptide repeat-containing protein At5g16860 — encoded protein: MPQHHTLLKTLAKTPFRSFSTSSLTPKKCSPNSLLNAKQTHQQHIVRGLISTDPITIISMYTASESHCDAVRVLERIEPSSSAVYWWNEVIKMRLPFSPKESVEMFVRMVRCGWRPDGYTFPFVLKACGEIRGSAELVGFCVHGVVVKYGLVECNVFVCNALVKMYFMSGVLRDARRVFDEMCERGVEDVVSWNSIVAVYVQSGDVRSALGLFGRMGKRGEFGVRADAVSLVNILPACGVGKSWRRGKQVHGYAVRSGLFEDVFVGNAVVDMYAKCELMDEASKVFERMKIKDVVSWNIMVTGYSQIGRFEDALSLFERMKMAKIELNVVTWSAVIGAYAQRALGYEALDVFRQMQLAGSKPNVITLFSLLSGCASVGALLQGKEIHCYAVKEVLNVSVNDPRDNMMVISGIIDMYAKCKSADTARAIFDSIALEERDVVTWTVIIGGYAQHGEANDALQLFGEMLTNYKYVMPNEFTISCALMACARLAALRFGRQIHAYGIRNHFGSSTFVANCLIDMYVKSGDVDTARIIFDNMDNKNSVSWTSLMTGYGMHGRGEEAIKVFEGMRRAGMPIDGVTFVVVLYACSHSGMVDQGMEYFNGMNTEYGVVPEVEHYACMVDLLGRAGRLNEALKFIKEMPMDPSPIVWVALLSACRLHTNVELGEFAAGELLNLEAENDGSYTLLSNIYANARRWKDVARIRSLMKYSGIRKRPGCSWVQGKKGTTTFYVGDKTHPRSGEIYDLLADLIHRITALGYVPDTRFALHDVDDEEKGDLLFEHSEKLALAYGILTSAPGMPIRITKNLRVCGDCHTAITYISKIIDHEVIIRDSSRFHHFKNGCCSCKGYW